A stretch of DNA from Mycoplasma wenyonii str. Massachusetts:
AGAAGGATTTAAGGCTAAAGTAGAGGCTATTGCAACTTTTTGTTTCTCTCCTCCAGAAAGATCTACTGGAGACTTATCTCTTAAATTGTGTAGTTCTAGAGAGTCAATAAGATTTTCAACCATCTTTCTCATTAATATAGGTGGAACTTTCTTATTCTCTAGTCCAAAAGCTAGCTCTTCCTCTATAGAAGAAGTTATGAATTGACTATCAGGATTTTGAAATACTACTCCTAAGAATGAAAAGATCTTTTGATATCCAATCTTAGAGATAGGTTTGTCTGAAATCTTTATAGAACCAGAATCTGGCTTTAATAATCCAGTTAATAGCTTAGAGAAGGTAGACTTTCCTGAGCCATTGTGACCTACTATACAGTAATACTTGGACTCTTGTAAGGAAAGAGAGAGGTTGTGAATAAATTTCTTACCTTTAACGTGAGAAAAACAAAGTCTATCAATAACTAAAACATTCTTAACTTCTGAGCTCATTACCTATCGGCGGGAGGATTAAATCAAGAAGAAGATTTTCTTGTTCTGCTCCCCTCCGATGTTGATGGTCCTTCTTTTATCTTCATCCTAAAGTACTTAATTACATAGAAAAAAGCCACTAAAGCTCCGACTCCAGCCGCAGCTCAAGTCTTATCTAGTGCTATCAAAACAATAAGAGTAATTATTAAGAAAATTCATAGTATTATCGTTAAAGCTTTCTTAATAATAAATCTGATGAATTTAAAGAGATAAAGCCCAATAGTCTTTAAATCTAAGCCCATTATCACTGACAAACTCTATCTATTATTAAGTGGCAACTAATAAAAGGGGTTCTAGATGTCCAAAGGTTGATAGATAAGAACCGGAGAGAGCGAAATAAAAACACATAGTAATAAATAGAATTACTAGTCCAAATAACCCTAAACTAGGGTAATTAATTGAATAAGATCTATAGCTTGTTCTACCTGCTTTAGGTAGATAGGCTCTAGAAATCATTGCATTTGCAAGCTCTCTAGACTTAATCATTGAGATTATGAATAGAGGAATGAATAAAGAGAGAAAGGCTGAAGCCTTATCTCTTACTCTTCCATTCTTAAAGTCAATCCCTCTACTTGACTGAGCCTTAACTATTCTTAGAGTCTCTGTTAATAGAGATGGAATGAATCTAATTGCTAGAGAGATAACTAAGGTGATTTCTTTAACTGGAACTCTTAGAACCTTAAATGGTCTAATTAGTTGTCCGATAGCGAAAGTGAATGAAGTTAAGTCAGTAGTGTAACTTAGTGCACTTGAAAGTGCAATAATCATTACTAACTTATTAGACATATTGAAGGCCATTAGGAATTGAAAGAGAGTAATTGTATATCACTGAGGTAGGAATCCTACTATTTTTTGACCACTAGCTGTAGATACATAGAAGGTCTTTAACTTATTTATGTGTTTTTCTATATTGCAACAGGTGATTTCGCTGCTATCTTCACAACACTTTTTCCCTTCCCCTTTACACTCACAAGCTTTTTTGAAAGTCTCTAGATTGTCTGCAGCAAAAATAGATTTATCTCCAGTACTACCTTTTGGGCAACCAGTACAACAGTTGTCTGTTCCAGACTTGGTGCAAGCCTTTACAAAATCTCCTCCAAGTTGCCAACCTATATCAATATTTGAGTTACTTCCATTAGTGCTGTTGCTCTTAGGTCCTGAAAAACTAAATGGTGAAATAGAAGTCAGATCTAAATACTTAGAACTTATATAGTTCTTGTCTCAAAAACCTGGATTCTTATTAAAGACTCAGTTAACAGTAAATAAGAATAGATATATTCCTAAATACAAACAAAATAATTTCTTGTATAGAGAGGCAAAGCTACCTGAAAAATAAAGAACTAAGAGAGTAAATCCAAGTAACAAAAGGTGAAGTAACATTCCTATCTTCGAGAAGATAAGAAAAGTTAAGAGTATGAAAGCAACTAACTTCAATACTGGATGAGCAGACAGGGCTGTACGCCCGCCTAGCCCACCCAGACTCTTACCTTCTGGGCGACTATTAACTAAAATTGCCGACTACATTACTTATTGATTCTGCTAATTGAGTGATATTTCTTGGCTCATACTCTCAAAGTTTCTCAAAGTAACTATTACAAGAAACTAAATTCTCAATAAAGCTAATTACCTTTGGTTTAATTAGCTCTTTGGGGCAATCTCTAAAAAAAGAATAGGTTGGTTGTGCTCTCTGTAGTCTTCCGGCATTTAAGAATAGAGTTACATCTGTGATTTCAAAAATGAAATCCATACTACTAGAGACTAGAATAATAGTCACTTCTCCTTTTCCCTGCAACTCCTTAACTAGCTCTAAAACTTGCTCAGTAGACTGTGGATCTAATCCTAAGGTAGGTTCATCAAATACTATTACCTTCGGTTCTAGTATTAGTATCCCTGCTAAAGTAACCTTTCTCTTCTGACCTCCAGATAACTTAAAGGGTGAGGAGCTAACTAATTCCAGCGGAAAAGAAAGCTCAGAGAGTATCTCTTTTGCTTTTTCCTCTCACTTAGGTAATTCTTCTTTCTGTAAGTTAAAGAGTATCTTAGGTCCAAAGATAATATCTTGAAGAACTGTTTCTTTGAATAATTGATATTCTGGTTGTTGAAAGACTATTCCAACTTCTCTTCTAATAGTCTTGTAATTCTTTAATTTCGACTTAAAAAATAAGATCTTTTCTCCACTGGCATAGTAGAGATTAGCTGTCTCAGATCTATGCAATCCATTTAAGTGTTCACAAAAGACACTTTTACCTGAGCCACTAGGACCTACAATCCCATAAACCTTACCCTTTTGAAACTTAAAGGAAAGAGAGCTTAAGACTCTCTGACCTTTAAATACTGAACTTAAGTTTTGTACTTCAAGTGCACTATCTGGATCTATGCTGTGATTTAGTGCAATTTTTTTTTATATCTGTACTCAGCTAATTTATCTCTATTTAGATAAATAGCTAATTTCTCTCTTCTTTTCACGGGGAGGGGGCTAAATTTACTTTTTGATTTTAAAAACTATAGATAGAGTAAGCCTTGAGAGTCCTGAGAGAGATTACTTACTACATTTATCTCTTGATTTTTAGAGTTACAAAAATCTAACTCTTTCAGGAATTTAGATACTCTAGGTATTCTCTCTCTAAAGCTAAGTAATCTAGAGGTAGTCTCTATCATCCTAGTTCTGTGATGCATATGCAAGTCACTAACTATATAGAGTTCTTTTTTAGCTCTAGTGATACCTACAAATAATATTCTTCTTTCTTCCTCTATATCTTGCAGTGTGTCTGCATAGTGTTTGGGGAATTTCCCTTCAACTAGATTAAGAATAAATACATAGTCAAATTCACAGCCCTTTGCGCTGTGAACTGTAGAGAAATTAAGATATTGGTCTTCTGTGGTATGGCTCACAAAGTGTTTCACATAAGCCAACAGTAACTTAAATAGCTCTCTTAGACAAAAGGTTGTTTGGTTACTGTAGTAAGTCATTACCTTATAAAAGTGAGTGATATTTCTAACTGCTTGGTGTTTTTGGCTGGAAATGTACTTAGTTAACTTGGGGTTGAGATTGCCTTTAACTCACTCTCTCAAGCCATCTTGGCTACTGACAATAGTACTAAATTCTTTTTTTGCATCCTCTTTATAAGGGCTTTGTCTGTATTCTGCCTTTAGAAGTTTTCAGAACTCTTTAATCTTTCTTATTCACTTCTTATCTTCCTCTGAACTCCATCTATTCTCAAAGTTAGAAGTAACTAAATAGTTAAGACTCTTAATTAGATCCTCTGAATACTCTTCTATCTGTTCATAGAAGTAATCTGGGATCTCTTCTCTTTGAAGCCAAAACTCAATTATGTACTTAATTGCAAAGGAATCAAATTTGAATCTCAAAGAGAGTAAACAAACTAGGAAGTAACTCTCATAATTCCAAGCTATATGTTTAGAAAAGTTAAAGTCTAGGAACTTAATTCCCTTAGATCAGAATCTCTTTCTGAGATTCTTAGTCTCTAAATGAGTTCTAGAGATAATAGCTATTTGATTGAGATTTATTCCCTTAACCTCTAGATTTCTGATAATGGAGTAGAGTTTCTTAGTCACTCCTCCCTGTTTGTCATTAACTATTCAGCGTATTTTGTCTCCTATCTCATTCTTTGTATGCATCTCATTGAAAATATCTTTTTGATTGTTCATGGAGATTAATTTCTTGGATAAATCCAAGATATTCTGAGTAGATCTATAGTTCTGAGAGAGATTAAAGAACTTAGTAGTCAGATCTATATTGGTTTTGAAGTAGCTAAAGATCTCTGGATAAGCTCCTTGGAAGCCATATATAGCTTGGTTTGGATCTCCCACAAAGAAGATATTCTTCTTAGAGCCTGAGATTTGAGCAATTATTAAAAGTTGCAAGAAGTTCATATCTTGAAACTCATCAACTAGTATCTTTTCAAACTTAGATTGAATTAATTCCTTTCTATCAGGATTTCTATCGAGAATATAGTGAAAGTAAATTATTAGATCATCGAAGTCAAAGATCTCTTTCTTACTTAGATATTCTTGATAAACAAGAAAGGTATTCTTTAGTACTTGAATGGCTTTAGCTTTTTGTAAGCTATCTAACCTTTCTGTTTTCTTATTGAGCCTGGAAGAGAATCACTCATACTTAGCTACTTTTAACTGAAAGTTGTTATTAAGATAGTTCTCTATCTTATTTCTAGAGATAGAGTTTTCTGTTTCTTCAAGTACTATCTCATAGATATATTGCTTTAGCTCTTCTCCGCCATCTTGAACTATCTTCTCTGTTTGCTTTCTTATCTCTTCTTCTAGAAAAAAGAATCTCTCTCTACCTTCAAAGATTGATAGTCTATTAATCTCTTGTTTTAAGAGCTTAGAGAGATCTTGCTTTAACTCTGTCTCTAAGAATTTCTTACAAATAGAGTGAAGTGTTCCGGCATATTCAAACTCTCTTTTAGCCTTTACAAATTTATTAATTCTCTTCTTAATCTCAATAATTCCTCTATTGGTATAAGTAACTAATAGTATCTTTCTAGGTTCTATTTTTTGAGAAAGATAGAAACCTATCTTTTCAATAATTACAAAGGTTTTACCTGATCCTGGTCCAGCAATTATTCCTACATTCTTTTTTTCATTGAATGTAATTACATCTAACTGTTGTTGATTGGGAGTTTGCTTTGAAATTAGATTGAAAGACATTTCTACTAATTAATAGTTAAATGTTTTATCTAAATGAAAAAAACATTAAGGAATATACAGTGGTTGGTTATCTAGCCTCTGAAAAATTCAAAACTCAAATTAGACCCAGACTCTTTAAGTTAATTAAGCCTAGTTGAAAAAACCAAACTAGTTTAACTCCTTTATTTCTAACTAGTACTAAGATAGTTGATTCTCTTGGCACTAAGTTAGATGAAGAGACCTTACAAAAAATAACTAACTATTTTAGTTATCTAGGGAAGTGAAGTGAGTTCTTTCTAGAAAAATTAGTTGCAACTTCTAAAGAAAAACAAAAGAGTTGAGAACAAATAGAGTTACAGGATCACTGAGAGATAGTTAGAGAGGCCACTGAAGAGAGCAAGAAATACTTTGCTTCTAAGAAAAGTAAGTCAGAGAACTGAGTCTGATTCTGAGAATTAAGTAATCCAAATAAATACAAATACTCTTTCTTCTATGAACAAGAAAGCTTCAAGAATAATGAAGACTTTGGATTATTCACAGTCATTATGAATCATTGAAAGTCTTTCCTACCCCACTTTGAAAGTTGTATTAGTTGAAATAAATTCACTAAGTTGTATGAACTCAAAAGCTCAGAGCATCACAAGCAAGAATGTGAAATCACTAGATGAGAGTTTGATTTCTTTGAACCTAATGAAAAAGAGTTAGTAGAGCTTAAGTTTCACAAAAAGAGTTGAAATACCTCTTGAATTTGACAAACTCTTATGTACTCTTATCTCTTAGATTTCTACTATGGAGTGAGAGTTAAGAAGATAAGAATTATTAATACTTTTTTCGGGGAACAACTCTCTTTCTCTATCTCTGATCTCTTTATAGAAGGTGGAGAAGAGTCCTTCTATAAGATGATGAAACTAGAAATCTCTGACTATGAAAAGCTCAAGTTTATGAATAGAATACTAGCTTGCTTTAAGGAGTGAACAACTAACTCTAACTTAAAAGAAATAATTTCCAATAATTTCTTTTGTGAACAAGAAGATCTAAATATTCCTAAATATCACCAATTTATTACTAACTTAGATAAGAATAGAGGAAGGGCTAACTTTTTATCTAATATTCACTCTCCTAAGTGAGTCTGATCGGAGTGAATTAAGTTTTCAGCTCAAACGCAGTAGAGAACTTAGTATTCTTAGATTTTTGAGAGTGTTCTTCTTGTAATTCTTTTAGTCTGGTTTCAGAGTAATCTACTTTATTCTCTCTCAATAACTTCTTAAGAACAGGAAGGGGAGCTCCTTCTCTTTCTACTAGGGTAAAGAGTTGTTCTTCTAGACTTTCTGTCTTATTAGAGATAATCTCCTGTATTCTCTTTTGAGTTTTCTCTAAGACTTTTTGGAAAGAAGTGCTTTCTTTTAGTATCTCTGCTAGTAACTCTGAGTGTTTATTATTGAGTGCTGGATACAACTCTGAAACTAAATCTACTGATGTTTGAAGTAAATTAGGAATTGCACTCTCTTTTAACTCTAGAAGATATAAAGAGACAAAGACTCTTCTCATAAGCTTTCTCAAAACATAACCTCTTCCTTTTCCGGAAGGAGTTAAACCCTCGCCTAGTAATATCACTAGAGTTCTTAGGTGATCTGCAACTATCTGAAATTGTGCACTCTCTTCAGTTAGTTCTGGGTTGTATTTCTTTCCAGAGAGTCTCTCAATCTCTTGAATTATTGGATAGAACAAAGAGCTAAAAAAGATATTTTTAACTCCTTCTAATATAGTTACAACTCTCTCTAGCCCAGCCCCAGTATCTATATTCTTATTCTTTAGCTCTATGTAATTACCTTTTTCAGCTCAGTATTGGCTGAAAACAATATTTCAAATCTCTATATATCTTTCGTTATCTATAGAGTATTGAAGTAACTCTAAGCCTTTGTTTTCTCTATCAAACTCAACTCCTCTGTCGAAGTAAATCTCTGTGCAAGGTCCACAAGGTCCATCTCCAACCTCTCAAAAATTAGCTTTGTCTAGTTTGATAATTACTGTGTTCTCTCCCAGCAACTCCTTTCAAATAGCTTCGCTTTCTTGATCATCTTTGTGAACAGTAATAACTAACTTATTTAGTTCAAGTCTTAAGACTTTATCTAAAAACTCTACTGCAAAACCAATAGCCTCTCTTTTGAAATAAGAACCCACTGAGAAGTTTCCCATCATCTCAAAGTAAGTGCTATGTCATCCATCTTTCTCAATACTCTCTATATCTACTGTTCTTATTACCTTTTGAACACTAGTAAAGGACTGAGAAACTCTCTCTTCTCCCTTAGAGATAAAGGCTTTTTTTAATACACAAAGTCCTGCATTAACAAATAAGGTAGACTTATCTTCTTCTGGGGGAATTACAGAGTGTGACTCAATTATTTTGTGCCCCTTTGACTCAAAAAAGTTAATTCAACTATCTCTTAACTCTCTTGCTTTCAAGCTCTAAATGGAGTTGTGATATACACCTGACCCTAGACATCTCTTTTTATTAGTGGAATAGAAGACTACATACTGACCCGGAGTGGAAGCACAACTTGCTTGATGAGACAATCTCATTAGCTCACTCTTTATCTCTTCTATCTTTCCAGATATGAAATTAGAGGTGTGTTTGAACTTTACCAAGACTTGTTCACCTACTTTTGGAGCTTTATAAATCCAGTGTAAGTTTGTAACCAAACAACCTTCTTTAATTAAATATTTATCTCTAACACTTTCTCTACAAACTAGTAAGTTAGAGTTCTCCTTTCCACAAACATAATACTTTTCTCTTTGTCCTGATACACAAGTTCCTTTTCTTTGATTGATTGAGTAATAGCAAAGTCCTTTGTGCTTCCCCAGAGACTCTGCTCTCTCCACATCTATTATTTCTCCCCCTTCTCCCTTCACATAAGAAGAAAGGAAAGAACTAAACTCTCTTTTTCCAATGAAACAAATTCCTGCACTACTCTTCTTATCTCAATTAGGTAGTCCTATTTCTTTAGCCAATCTTCTCACTTCTGACTTACTCTCAAACTCACTTAAGGGAAAGACAATCTCTCTTAGTTGCTCTTGAGTTAGTCTAGAAAGAAAGTAAGTCTGATCTTTCTTAGGATTGTTGCAACTCTCTAGGTAATATATTCCTTCTTCTTCAGTTACTCTTGCATAGTGGCCTGTAGCTAACTTAATTCCCTTCCCAAACTCTTTCTTTACTGTTTCCAATAAGACTCCAAACTTAATCTTGGAATTACATCCTAGATCAGGATTTCCTATTAGATTCTTTTCAAAATCTGAGAGATAAGGCTTAAAGACATTCTCTCAATATTCTTGAGTGAAGTTATAGATATATAAAGGTATCTTTAAGAAGGAAGCTACCTTTTGAGCCATAATACTATCTTTCTCTCCTTGACAACTTCCTTCTAGCTCAGATTCATTAAGTTGTTTATCTCAGTTCTGCATATGAACTCCTATAACCTTATATCCTTGTTGTTTTAAGAGATAGGCACTTACTGCCGAGTCTACTCCCCCAGATAAAGCAATAACTATCTTTTTCTCTTCCACTCTACTCTTAAAGTTAATTATTAAAGGCTAT
This window harbors:
- a CDS encoding ATP-binding cassette domain-containing protein, with amino-acid sequence MSSEVKNVLVIDRLCFSHVKGKKFIHNLSLSLQESKYYCIVGHNGSGKSTFSKLLTGLLKPDSGSIKISDKPISKIGYQKIFSFLGVVFQNPDSQFITSSIEEELAFGLENKKVPPILMRKMVENLIDSLELHNLRDKSPVDLSGGEKQKVAIASTLALNPSLFLFDESCALLSPIEKVEITKLMKRLVVDYKKTVISITHDMEELLQADEIIVFKEGKIVSHLKDKNELFSLPASFFSELALSPPFISQLERTLKEKHSLDLSSSRTEEELIDNISKLVSSS
- a CDS encoding energy-coupling factor transporter transmembrane component T family protein, whose amino-acid sequence is MLLHLLLLGFTLLVLYFSGSFASLYKKLFCLYLGIYLFLFTVNWVFNKNPGFWDKNYISSKYLDLTSISPFSFSGPKSNSTNGSNSNIDIGWQLGGDFVKACTKSGTDNCCTGCPKGSTGDKSIFAADNLETFKKACECKGEGKKCCEDSSEITCCNIEKHINKLKTFYVSTASGQKIVGFLPQWYTITLFQFLMAFNMSNKLVMIIALSSALSYTTDLTSFTFAIGQLIRPFKVLRVPVKEITLVISLAIRFIPSLLTETLRIVKAQSSRGIDFKNGRVRDKASAFLSLFIPLFIISMIKSRELANAMISRAYLPKAGRTSYRSYSINYPSLGLFGLVILFITMCFYFALSGSYLSTFGHLEPLLLVAT
- a CDS encoding ATP-binding cassette domain-containing protein; translation: MALNHSIDPDSALEVQNLSSVFKGQRVLSSLSFKFQKGKVYGIVGPSGSGKSVFCEHLNGLHRSETANLYYASGEKILFFKSKLKNYKTIRREVGIVFQQPEYQLFKETVLQDIIFGPKILFNLQKEELPKWEEKAKEILSELSFPLELVSSSPFKLSGGQKRKVTLAGILILEPKVIVFDEPTLGLDPQSTEQVLELVKELQGKGEVTIILVSSSMDFIFEITDVTLFLNAGRLQRAQPTYSFFRDCPKELIKPKVISFIENLVSCNSYFEKLWEYEPRNITQLAESISNVVGNFS
- a CDS encoding ATP-dependent helicase: MSFNLISKQTPNQQQLDVITFNEKKNVGIIAGPGSGKTFVIIEKIGFYLSQKIEPRKILLVTYTNRGIIEIKKRINKFVKAKREFEYAGTLHSICKKFLETELKQDLSKLLKQEINRLSIFEGRERFFFLEEEIRKQTEKIVQDGGEELKQYIYEIVLEETENSISRNKIENYLNNNFQLKVAKYEWFSSRLNKKTERLDSLQKAKAIQVLKNTFLVYQEYLSKKEIFDFDDLIIYFHYILDRNPDRKELIQSKFEKILVDEFQDMNFLQLLIIAQISGSKKNIFFVGDPNQAIYGFQGAYPEIFSYFKTNIDLTTKFFNLSQNYRSTQNILDLSKKLISMNNQKDIFNEMHTKNEIGDKIRWIVNDKQGGVTKKLYSIIRNLEVKGINLNQIAIISRTHLETKNLRKRFWSKGIKFLDFNFSKHIAWNYESYFLVCLLSLRFKFDSFAIKYIIEFWLQREEIPDYFYEQIEEYSEDLIKSLNYLVTSNFENRWSSEEDKKWIRKIKEFWKLLKAEYRQSPYKEDAKKEFSTIVSSQDGLREWVKGNLNPKLTKYISSQKHQAVRNITHFYKVMTYYSNQTTFCLRELFKLLLAYVKHFVSHTTEDQYLNFSTVHSAKGCEFDYVFILNLVEGKFPKHYADTLQDIEEERRILFVGITRAKKELYIVSDLHMHHRTRMIETTSRLLSFRERIPRVSKFLKELDFCNSKNQEINVVSNLSQDSQGLLYL
- a CDS encoding alanine--tRNA ligase-related protein — translated: MKARELRDSWINFFESKGHKIIESHSVIPPEEDKSTLFVNAGLCVLKKAFISKGEERVSQSFTSVQKVIRTVDIESIEKDGWHSTYFEMMGNFSVGSYFKREAIGFAVEFLDKVLRLELNKLVITVHKDDQESEAIWKELLGENTVIIKLDKANFWEVGDGPCGPCTEIYFDRGVEFDRENKGLELLQYSIDNERYIEIWNIVFSQYWAEKGNYIELKNKNIDTGAGLERVVTILEGVKNIFFSSLFYPIIQEIERLSGKKYNPELTEESAQFQIVADHLRTLVILLGEGLTPSGKGRGYVLRKLMRRVFVSLYLLELKESAIPNLLQTSVDLVSELYPALNNKHSELLAEILKESTSFQKVLEKTQKRIQEIISNKTESLEEQLFTLVEREGAPLPVLKKLLRENKVDYSETRLKELQEEHSQKSKNTKFSTAFELKT
- the mnmA gene encoding tRNA 2-thiouridine(34) synthase MnmA; amino-acid sequence: MEEKKIVIALSGGVDSAVSAYLLKQQGYKVIGVHMQNWDKQLNESELEGSCQGEKDSIMAQKVASFLKIPLYIYNFTQEYWENVFKPYLSDFEKNLIGNPDLGCNSKIKFGVLLETVKKEFGKGIKLATGHYARVTEEEGIYYLESCNNPKKDQTYFLSRLTQEQLREIVFPLSEFESKSEVRRLAKEIGLPNWDKKSSAGICFIGKREFSSFLSSYVKGEGGEIIDVERAESLGKHKGLCYYSINQRKGTCVSGQREKYYVCGKENSNLLVCRESVRDKYLIKEGCLVTNLHWIYKAPKVGEQVLVKFKHTSNFISGKIEEIKSELMRLSHQASCASTPGQYVVFYSTNKKRCLGSGVYHNSI